In a single window of the Drosophila albomicans strain 15112-1751.03 chromosome 3, ASM965048v2, whole genome shotgun sequence genome:
- the LOC117570934 gene encoding origin recognition complex subunit 1 produces the protein MVNNENAICAGLQQVIWIGSHEPNTFVKSLEHRNVYFYKKCVYGPLTLSIGDYILVANADAAEPDTVDGCDIAKILHLYELREMSSKESCRAIVQWYSRPQAIPHKYFDDDDLAIDFDIEVIEEHRPYDNDVALGSIFRKCLVFEGSCQFSAEQLMKQQLQRSKAAIPNCPMFVTRYKFVKEKKSSYRLIPLEIQLDEQQDDKRRKSQTSTTKEVGSARKSIGRRRVSIAAANVPPEFVDVNHFNNCENKVSPIKIVGGSVVRLSEKKKTLSTSKTAAEINANYLMASPLTEKNPKVVTPKSRASAARRNLNLSLDKGADTTADSDCLNYSIVQQTPDPKTPSNDMKIKLRVSERRKSTRLASVDSRDPLELVLEANSHTPIKQGRKRLGASNGDIYHTPTKKTKEPLETLGNELTPSTRRKSILKSATTRLADGTPRRSIQLSNIVEQRIFDNNEIISTPKRSRSKLADDADYTPKKSTHKSPGRPRRMSTTGTSTKQKEDAPMTPSQKMKKIRAGELSPSMEQRHQQLDVGHKSQLQLAREQLHVSVVPKSLPCREKEFDNIYSFLEGKIQDQCGGCMYVSGVPGTGKTATVTGVIRTLQRLVEQDKLPAFEFLEINGMRLTEPRQAYVQIYKQLTGKTVSWEHAHSLLEKRFTTPAPRRLTTVLLVDELDILCNRRQDVVYNLLDWPTKSAAHLVVVTIANTMDLPERLLMGKVTSRLGLTRLTFQPYTHKQLQEIVTARLAGSEAFKGEAVQLVARKVAAVSGDARRALDICRRATEIADTGSEPTANAATKCVTMLHVQQALGEMIASAKVQAIKNCSRMEQIFLQAVAAEVTRTGVEETMFHGVYTQIETIATFMGVALPAPGRALNICSKLGAERLIICEHSRNDLFQKILLNVSPDDIHYALRVEGN, from the exons ATGGTCAATaacgaaaatgcaatttgtgctGGTCTGCAGCAGGTCATTTGGATCGGCAGCCACGAGCCAAACACATTTGTCAAAAGTCTGGAGCATCGCAACGTTTACTTCTACAAAAAGTGTGTGTACGGACCGCTGACGCTCTCCATTGGCGACTACATACTCGTGGCGAACGCGGACGCAGCAGAACCCGATACTGTGGACGGCTGTGACATCGCCAAGATACTGCATCTGTATGAACTGCGGGAAATGAGCAGCAAAGAATCCTGTCGTGCTATTGTCCAGTGGTACTCACGCCCTCAGGCCATACCGCATAAGTACTTTGATGACGACGACTTGGCCATTGATTTTGACATTGAAGTCATCGAGGAGCATCGTCCCTACGACAACGACGTAGCTCTGGGCTCCATTTTTCGCAAGTGTCTTGTCTTTGAAGGCAGCTGCCAATTCAGTGCCGAACAGCTaatgaagcagcagctgcagcgaaGCAAAGCTGCAATACCCAATTGTCCCATGTTTGTGACGCGCTACAAATTCGTTAAGGAGAAGAAATCATCATACCGTCTTATTCCGCTGGAGATTCAACTTGACGAGCAACAGGATGATAAACGTCGAAAATCTCaaacaagcacaacaaagGAAGTTGGCTCAGCACGAAAATCAATTGGACGTAGGCGCGTTTCGATTGCGGCGGCCAATGTGCCACCAGAATTTGTGGATGTCAATCATTTCAATAACTGCGAGAACAAAGTGTCGCCCATCAAGATTGTCGGCGGCTCGGTAGTTCGTTTGTCCGAGAAGAAAAAGACCCTTAGTACGTCGAAGACGGCGGCTGAGATCAATGCAAACTATTTGATGGCATCGCCACTCACCGAAAAAAATCCCAAAGTCGTTACACCAAAGTCCCGGGCATCGGCAGCTCGCCGAAACCTGAATCTCAGTCTGGACAAGGGAGCAGACACCACAGCCGATTCGGATTGTTTGAACTATTCGATTGTGCAGCAAACACCCGATCCAAAGACGCCCTCAAATGACATGAAAATCAAGCTACGCGTCTCCGAACGTAGGAAATCCACACGACTTGCATCTGTCGATTCTCGCGATCCCTTAGAACTGGTGTTGGAGGCCAACAGTCATACACCCATAAAGCAGGGCAGAAAAAGATTGGGTGCCAGTAATGGCGATATTTACCACACGCCCACTAAGAAAACCAAAGAGCCGCTCGAGACATTGGGCAACGAGCTGACGCCCTCCACGCGCCGCAAAAGCATTCTCAAATCAGCAACCACACGTTTAG CCGATGGTACGCCTAGGCGCAGCATACAGCTCTCCAATATTGTGGAACAGCGCATCTTTGACAACAATGAGATTATATCGACGCCAAAGCGCAGTCGCTCCAAACTTGCCGATGATGCGGATTATACACCAAAGAAGTCAACACATAAGTCGCCAGGACGTCCACGCCGCATGAGCACCACGGGCACAAGCACTAAGCAGAAGGAGGATGCGCCTATGACGCCATCACAGAAGATGAAGAAAATACGCGCTGGGGAACTCAGTCCGAGCATGGAGCAGCGTCATCAACAGCTAGACGTCGGCCACAAATCGCAGTTGCAACTGGCGCGCGAACAACTTCATGTCTCCGTGGTGCCAAAGAGTCTGCCATGCCGCGAGAAGGAATTTGACAATATCTACAGCTTTCTGGAGGGTAAAATTCAGGATCAGTGCGGTGGTTGCATGTATGTCTCTGGTGTGCCGGGCACAGGCAAAACAGCTACGGTTACGGGAGTTATACGCACTCTGCAGCGTCTGGTTGAGCAAGACAAGCTGCCAGCGTTTGAGTTTCTGGAGATAAATGGCATGCGATTGACGGAGCCACGTCAAGCGTATGTGCAAATCTACAAGCAACTGACGGGCAAAACTGTATCCTGGGAGCATGCACACTCTCTCCTGGAGAAGCGTTTCACAACGCCAGCGCCGCGTCGACTTACCACAGTGCTGCTTGTGGATGAGCTGGATATATTGTGCAATCGCCGGCAGGATGTTGTTTACAATCTGCTCGACTGGCCAACAAAATCTGCGGCACATCTGGTGGTTGTCACTATAGCAAACACCATGGATTTGCCCGAACGTCTGCTGATGG GCAAGGTAACATCACGTTTGGGCCTAACACGACTTACTTTCCAGCCGTACACGCACAAACAGCTGCAGGAGATTGTCACAGCGCGTTTAGCTGGCTCCGAGGCCTTCAAGGGCGAGGCAGTGCAGTTGGTGGCACGAAAAGTCGCCGCTGTGTCGGGTGATGCTCGTCGTGCACTTGACATTTGTCGTCGTGCCACTGAAATTGCAGACACCGGCTCTGAACCAACGGCGAATGCGGCAACCAAATGCGTTACCATGCTGCATGTACAACAAGCTCTGGGTGAAATGATAGCTAGTGCCAAGGTGCAAGCCATCAAGAATTGCTCGCGAATGGAGCAAATCTTTCTACAAGCGGTCGCAGCTGAGGTGACACGCACTGGCGTCGAGGAAACAATGTTCCATGGCGTCTACACGCAGATCGAAACAATTGCCACGTTTATGGGCGTTGCGCTGCCAGCACCAGGACGTGCTCTGAACATTTGCTCCAAGCTGGGCGCAGAGCGTCTCATCATCTGCGAACACTCGCGCAACGATCTATTCCAGAAGATACTGCTCAACGTGAGTCCCGATGACATACATTACGCATTGCGCGTGGAAGGCAACTAA